The following is a genomic window from Bacteroidota bacterium.
GTTTAAATATCCACCATTTTATAGACTAATAGACATTACATTGCGTCACAAAGATTTGGATATGGTAAACGAGGCCGCGGATTATTTTACAACTCTCTTAAAACATAAATTAGGAAATAGGGTATTAGGACCTGAATTCCCGGTAGTGTCGAGAGTGAAAAATTATTATCTAAAAGGTTTATTGATTAAGGTAGAAAAAGAAAGCTCCATAAGTAAAGTAAAGCTAATGCTTCGCAGTTATATAGATGAACTTAATCAATCAAAAGATTTTAAAGCTGTTCAGGTAGTTGTGGATGTTGATCCATATTAAATTACTTACTTTACTTGCAAATACTCTAAAATGCCATCTACATAAGCATTTGCAATCTGTTTTACTCTAGACTCGGGTGTTCTATTTTTAGATTCTATTAATAATTTAAATTCTGTAGCATTGTCTTGATACATTGTTTCTCCATAACAAACAGTGCCTTGTATTAAACGTGTTAATGTTAAATTTCGATGAAAAACCCCTGCGGTATTACTTTCTAAGCAGTATTTGCTCAAATATTCGGCATCTGTATCCTTTGCCAGAGGAATTTTTGTTTTTTGCTCCATTTTTTGAGCTATACTTCCGGAAAAAGCAACAGATTTATCTAAATCATCTGTAATTAATAATCGTATAAGGTTTAGCTTTGTTTCTATGTTGTCAAGCTCTTCCGGCATAAAAGAACCGGGCACAAAGAACATATTGTAGTTTTTTTCAGAGGGAGTTCTCCAGTTTAAATTTTTTTCATCCACATTATAGTGTATTATTAATGTTAAATCGGGTTTAAAGGCATTTATTTTTCTCGCTCTTTCTTTTAATTCGTAATTCAAGAAAAATTTTCTAAAAGCTATTTTTTTTGAAGTTGTGCCAAGAAGTAAATCTTTTTCTTCTGCTGTAATTTCTTTATTTGCAAAGGCATTGGTGACATCCGTTTTTCTTTTTTTATTATACCATTCGTCAAATGTAATACCAAATGCAGTTTGGTCCGGTTTGGTTCGAGTAAGCAATACATTGGCGCCAAAACGTTCTAGTTTTTCTTTTATTAATTGAGCCGTTAGCAGGGTTAATTCTCCTTCTATCAAGGTGTCAGAGTAAGGAGGGAGGGTTAAGTATTTTTCTTCAATAGCAGCAGTTCTCGAGTTCCCCGCAAAATGTCCAGGATCTATTGCAATTTTAACACCCTCAAGAGTATTTTTACTTAGATTTTGATTGACATTAATGAGCGGTGTTGAGTTGATAATGGCAGAAAGCCTTACACTGTCTTTGATGTAGGTACCAATTGTGTCGTAGGAGATAGTTTTTAGGGCAATTTTCCATTTATCTAAATCTTGCCATTGTACAATAAGTTTTTGACGTTTATTGGTATCTACAATTCCAATTCCTTTCGAGCTAATATATACTAAAGAGTCGAGCCTGTTTTTTTTATCGAGCGACTTGCTTAGTTTTTTTGAATAAACATAAAATAAACTATCTCCGTTTATTTGAGCCGAATACTTGTTGGTAAATAAAAAAGTAAACAGAATAATGCTAAAAATTCTCATTTGAAATTACAGTTGTGTAAATTTACAACATGAATTTTACATTTTTAGAACAATTAGTAAAAGAAGTTTCTTTTAAAACTAGCCGAAGTGAGGGAAAAGGTGGTCAAAATGTGAATAAAGTGGCTACTAAAGTTGAATTGTTGTTTAATATTAAGGCTTCAAAGGTATTGTCTGCAGAGCAAAAACAAACAATAGCAGAGAAACTAAAGAATAGAATTGATATTGATGGCGTTTTGCATCTAATAGCTCAAACAGAACGTTCTCAGTTGGCAAATAAAGAAATTGTAGTTAAGAAATTCGTTGAGCTATTGAAAAAGGCACTAACAAAGCCTATTCTGCGTAAACCCACAAAGCCTTCTAAAGCCGCAAAAGCAAAACGGTTGGATGTTAAAAAACATAGGTCCGAAATAAAGAAGGGGCGAAGGGGTGGATTTATTTAGTAAGTGGCAAGGTTTGTTACAATATAATTGACAATTAGTTATAGTTTTACTGCATAATTTTGATTTTTAGGTTCACATGGATTTCTTTTTGGATTATTTGAGAAAACTAAAAATTGCTGATGTCTTAAATGCAAAAGATAGAATTTCAAGTATCGATTTTTTTAGAGGTATTGCAATAATAACTGTGGTTATTTACCATTTTGAAAGAATTCTTCCTTATGGTTATCTTGGAGTTGATTTGTTTTTTGTTATTTCAGGTTTTTTAGTTGGAGGTATTTTAATAAAGGATGTTTTATTAGAAAGGAGGATTAACTATTTTAAGTTTATACTTCAAAGGGGATTTAAAATTTGGCCATCTTATTATTTTTTTATTTTTTTAGGATTGGGAGTAGCATATTTACTCTATAGAAATAGTGAACCTAGTCAAATTATTCCTTGGTGGGATTTAAAAAGATATCTCCTTTTTTATCAAAATTATACAGGAGCTCCATTCCACAATATTTTTGATCATGTTTGGTCTTTGTGTGTGGAAGAACATTTTTATTTAGTATTTCCCTTTCTATTCATTTTTATACAGAAATTTATTAAAGCAGAATTGCGAAAAAAATATCTATTTATTTTTATGGGTTTGGTAATTATATGTGGAGTACTATTTAAGTTATTATCCTTACACTATACAAATAGTAAAGATACATATTCAGGAACCCATAATAGGATAGACGCATTGGCTTGGGGAGCAATGCTTAGTTTGATTATATTCAATTACGGAAATAGGCTAAAAGAAATTAAGAATATATACTTTGTTTCATTGTTAGGAGTGGTGATTTTTGTTCTTTCTATTTTTATTAAAGTAAAGTGTAATTCTTTTTATTTTGATAAGATTATTTTTCATTCGCTTGTTCCTTTTAGTTTTTTTTTACTTGTTTTGGGATTATATCATTATGATTTTTCCAGATTTAAAGTGATAAGAGTAATGGCATACTACAGCTATAATTGGTATTTATGGCATACCATATTTACAATTGTATGTTCCCAATATATAGGTGTCAATGTTGTTGGTTTGATTACTTACCTTATTATTACATTTACAGTAGCTGTTTTTGCTACTGTAATAGTAGAGGAGCCTACCTTGGCAATTAGAGGAAAGATTTTAAAAAAAATATTCGATTAGTTTTGGTATAAGGAGGATTCCAATCGTTTACTTTAACATGTAATTTAGTATTAAATCATAGTTTTGTATTATTTTAAGCACAGATGGTAATTAATAATAATAGTAATGTATAACGATTATAACGAATATGGTTATATGAGTTCGTATTTAACAATATGGGACTTATACATTACGCCCTTTTTTTTGATTATAATTTATTTTATTGGTAAGGTAATTAAGGAAAGGAATATTAGAACTAAGCCGTATTATAAATATTATCAAAGAGCCCTTTTTTTTAAAATATTTGGTTCAATTGTATTTTGTTTGATTTATACACTTTATTATGGAGGTGGTGATACCACCAACTATTATGAGTCTGGGGTTGCAATTGCCAATCTTTTAGATGTTGATTATCATAAGTTTTTTGACATACTTTATAATGGGGAGATCGATAAAAGAATACATTATTTTACAAATGAAACAGGTTTTCCTGTTTATAAGCGAGATGTTCACTCTGCTTTTGTATCAAGGATTATAGCTGTATTTACACTAGTTGGTTTTAAAGCTTATATTCCAACCACTATTCTTCTTAGTTTTGTTTGTTTTATTGGAAATTGGAAGTTATATGTTTTGTTTATTGAGTATTTTCCTAAAATTCAAAAAGAATTATTCATTGCTTTGCTAGCTATTCCATCAATTTTATTTTGGGGGGCAGGTATTTCAAAAGACACCATAACTCTTTCTGCATTGGGTTGGTATGTATATGGGTTCAATAAATTTTTTATTCTGAAAAAAGATAGAATAATCTCCGGTATTTATTTGGGAATAGCCTCCTATCTTTTAATTGTTATTAAGCCTTATATCTTTTTTGCTACGTTACCTGGTTCTGTTATTTGGTTTTTTAGCGATTTTACTCATAGGATTGGAAGTAAGTTGATTAAATTTCTAATAGGTCCTATCTTCTTATCTGTAGCCGTTCTATTCTCATATTATATTCTACTTAATTTTGGAGAGAATCTGGGACAATATAGCTTAGATAACGTATTTAATAAAGCATCTACCACCCAGAAAGATTTTAAAAACAACGAAGCCTATAGTAAAAACTCATTTGATATCGGTGATTTTGAGCCAACGTTAGCCGGATCACTTAAAAAAGCTCATTTGGCAATTGCAGCAGGATTGTTTAGGCCATATTTATGGGATGCTCGAAATGCGGTAATGTTGCTATCTGCCTTAGAGAATACATATATAGCCTTACTTACCTTTTTTCTTTTGTTGAGACTAAAATTTTTTGGATTCTTTTTTTTAATCAACAAACATCCATTACTTCTGTTTTCTTTTTTGTTTGCTCTTTTTTTTGCATTCGCTGTAGGTCTATCTACAGCTAATTTTGGTGCACTTGTTAGATTGAAAATTCCATGCATTCCCTTTTTCGTTGCTAGTTTATTTATACTAAAGCATTTATATCAAGTAAAAAGCGGAAGGAAGCTTGGTATTTAGTTCGAAAAATTATTTGTGTGTTTTTGAAAATTCTATTAGCACATCTATTTAAACTATTTACTTGTTATAAATGAAAATTTTTCTTTTAGGCCGAGTAAGTAACTCTCAATACTTATAACTTATTTTGCTTATGAAGATTGTTATTAGTAATGAAATGGATGTCTCAATCATAAATATTTGCCACAAGTGAGTGTTGAAGGCAAGCTTTCGAGTGATTGTTGTGGTAATTAAAATTCCGATAAAGTGAAAGCAGTATAATCCAAATGTAGTTAGACCTAATTTCGAAATCATTGTGAAATTAGATAGTTTAAAAAGACTGTTTTTAGAAAATGTCTGTTCTAATATTAAAAAAGTATAATACTCGCAATTAGTATTCGCTCAAAGATACGTATTCCATAAATTGGTAAAAGTAATTCATCTCTGAAAAAAAAGATTAACACAAAAATAATATAAATGAAGGATATAGTTTTTTTAGAAAACGACTCAACGAATGTTTTGAATTTAGGCAACATATTTATTAGCCAAGCACCTAGAGCTCCAACTGTCATATCGCCCATGCAAGAAAGAGTATGATGCTCTAGAATAATTGGACTGTCGTTTAAAGCTCTAAAGAGTATACTTACGAGAATAATTAATATAAATGGAATCCAAAGTTTTTTTATCGAAAAAAAATAGATTATTAAAGGCCAAACAAAATAAAATTGCTCTTCTATAGCTATACTCCAGAGTACACCTAATACAGAACAGTCAGGAAGCCCAAGTTTAATTAAATCAAAATTATTTGTAAAGGTAAGGTAGTTAATGTAGTTTGCCGTTTCATTTGGTGTTTGTCCTAAAAGATGTTTTAAAAAAGGAAATATAATAAATCCGAAGAATACACAGAAGTAAAATAATGGCCAAATCCTAAGAATTCTGCGTAACCAAAATTTGTTAATAGATATTTGACCATTTAGCTTTTTTTCTTCAATTAGTAAGAATGTAATTAGAAAACCACTTATGACAAAGAAAAAATTGACACCAATATTCCCATTTCCAAATATGTCTTTCTTAATAAAAGAATAAATTGGGCTGTTTTTTAAAATTATAAATTCGGTATGGAAGCTGTGAAAAAAGAAAACTGACAAGAAGCATAGAAATTTTAATCCGTCTAAATTTTCAAAATATAATTTCTTTTGCATTCTTTATAAAATTCTAGGCTATACTATTGCGTTTTTTTTAATTTAAGTTATTGTATAGTTGTTTTCATTTTTTTCAAGCCACATATGCAAAACTATTAATAGCCATAGTTTATTATATAATTCAGGCTTCCCATTTCTAAAAAAATGAATTAACTCTGACACCCATTTATAGGAAACAATATTGTATTTAGTTATAATCTTATTGCTTAAATATTTTTCAATAAGAAAGCTTAACTCATTTTTAAGCCATATTTCTAATGGTATTGCGAATCCTTGTTTTGGTCTGTTGAAAAATTCTTTTGGAATATATTGATACAAAATTTCTTTTAAAATGTATTTTGTAACACCATTTCTATATTTTAAATCAGGATGTATATTTAGTGAGTATTCAATTAATCTATGATCAAGCAGCGGCACTCTAGTTTCCAATCCAAAACACATGCTAGCTCTATCAACCTTACAAAGCAAATCATCTTGTAAGTAGTAGTTTAAATCAAATAAAACCTGTCGTTCATTACTAGTAAGTGTCCGATTTATTTTCTTATAAATATTTTTATCAAAATAGTATCTATCTGAAAAGTCTGGGTGTATATGTTCCAATAAATCCTTTTGTAAGAAGTACTGTTGTTCTTGAGAAAGTATATTATTGGGAATATCTTCATTGTCTATGAATCGCAATAAATCAAATGCTTTAGGGTTCTTTACTATATATTTTATAAATGGTTTAAGCTGATGTCTAAACTTATTTATAAATGGATTATTTAACCTTTTTGCCCAAATGTAAGATCCATATCCCATAAATAATTCGTCTCCTCCTTCTCCGGAGAGTGTTACTGTAACATGTTCTTTAGAAAGTTTTGATACAAGCATTGTTGGTATAAAAGAAGAGTCTGCAAAAGGCTCGTCATAAATTGCGGTAACTTCTTCAACAAGTTCTAAGGCGTCTTTATATGAAACAATGAATTCATGATGGTTTGTATTTAGGTGTGTTGCAATTTTCTTTGCATAGTTAGATTCGTTGTATTTAGATTCAGTAAAGCCAATTGAAAATGTATTTATTTTCGATCCTGATAAAGCAACAGCCATAGATGTAACTAAGCTAGAATCAATGCCTCCGCTTAAAAAAACACCGTAAGGGACATCGCTTTTTAAGTGATATTGAACAGAACTCATTAGTAAATCACTTAATTGAACCAATGCTTTTTTTTCGTCTTTGATTGCAATTGGTTTAATTATAGTATTTAAATTCCAATAAGGTGATATTTCTAGTTGTTGCTTGTTTATTTTTAATGAATGTCCGGCTTTTAGTTTTTTAATTTTTTGATAAATGCTATCTGGATTCGGAATGAAACCTAAATGGAGAAAATTATATACCGCACTTTTATTTATCGTAAGTTTTTTATTTAAAACCTTTACAA
Proteins encoded in this region:
- a CDS encoding primosomal protein N' is translated as FKYPPFYRLIDITLRHKDLDMVNEAADYFTTLLKHKLGNRVLGPEFPVVSRVKNYYLKGLLIKVEKESSISKVKLMLRSYIDELNQSKDFKAVQVVVDVDPY
- the asnB gene encoding asparagine synthase (glutamine-hydrolyzing); the encoded protein is MCGIAGYYTNGVLQNNINLAQQIDLLSHRGPNSNGHFKENKVGLVHTRLSIIDLSANANQPMYSQDERYVIVFNGEVYNHRELGAELKSNYSINLKTHSDTEVILEGYVHEGVKFIDKLNGMFAFAIYDRKEETLFICRDRVGIKPLFYYWDGYDFIFASEIKAIVKVLNKKLTINKSAVYNFLHLGFIPNPDSIYQKIKKLKAGHSLKINKQQLEISPYWNLNTIIKPIAIKDEKKALVQLSDLLMSSVQYHLKSDVPYGVFLSGGIDSSLVTSMAVALSGSKINTFSIGFTESKYNESNYAKKIATHLNTNHHEFIVSYKDALELVEEVTAIYDEPFADSSFIPTMLVSKLSKEHVTVTLSGEGGDELFMGYGSYIWAKRLNNPFINKFRHQLKPFIKYIVKNPKAFDLLRFIDNEDIPNNILSQEQQYFLQKDLLEHIHPDFSDRYYFDKNIYKKINRTLTSNERQVLFDLNYYLQDDLLCKVDRASMCFGLETRVPLLDHRLIEYSLNIHPDLKYRNGVTKYILKEILYQYIPKEFFNRPKQGFAIPLEIWLKNELSFLIEKYLSNKIITKYNIVSYKWVSELIHFFRNGKPELYNKLWLLIVLHMWLEKNENNYTIT
- a CDS encoding acyltransferase, with amino-acid sequence MQKKLYFENLDGLKFLCFLSVFFFHSFHTEFIILKNSPIYSFIKKDIFGNGNIGVNFFFVISGFLITFLLIEEKKLNGQISINKFWLRRILRIWPLFYFCVFFGFIIFPFLKHLLGQTPNETANYINYLTFTNNFDLIKLGLPDCSVLGVLWSIAIEEQFYFVWPLIIYFFSIKKLWIPFILIILVSILFRALNDSPIILEHHTLSCMGDMTVGALGAWLINMLPKFKTFVESFSKKTISFIYIIFVLIFFFRDELLLPIYGIRIFERILIASIILF
- the arfB gene encoding aminoacyl-tRNA hydrolase, which codes for MNFTFLEQLVKEVSFKTSRSEGKGGQNVNKVATKVELLFNIKASKVLSAEQKQTIAEKLKNRIDIDGVLHLIAQTERSQLANKEIVVKKFVELLKKALTKPILRKPTKPSKAAKAKRLDVKKHRSEIKKGRRGGFI
- a CDS encoding acyltransferase is translated as MDFFLDYLRKLKIADVLNAKDRISSIDFFRGIAIITVVIYHFERILPYGYLGVDLFFVISGFLVGGILIKDVLLERRINYFKFILQRGFKIWPSYYFFIFLGLGVAYLLYRNSEPSQIIPWWDLKRYLLFYQNYTGAPFHNIFDHVWSLCVEEHFYLVFPFLFIFIQKFIKAELRKKYLFIFMGLVIICGVLFKLLSLHYTNSKDTYSGTHNRIDALAWGAMLSLIIFNYGNRLKEIKNIYFVSLLGVVIFVLSIFIKVKCNSFYFDKIIFHSLVPFSFFLLVLGLYHYDFSRFKVIRVMAYYSYNWYLWHTIFTIVCSQYIGVNVVGLITYLIITFTVAVFATVIVEEPTLAIRGKILKKIFD
- a CDS encoding N-acetylmuramoyl-L-alanine amidase; protein product: MRIFSIILFTFLFTNKYSAQINGDSLFYVYSKKLSKSLDKKNRLDSLVYISSKGIGIVDTNKRQKLIVQWQDLDKWKIALKTISYDTIGTYIKDSVRLSAIINSTPLINVNQNLSKNTLEGVKIAIDPGHFAGNSRTAAIEEKYLTLPPYSDTLIEGELTLLTAQLIKEKLERFGANVLLTRTKPDQTAFGITFDEWYNKKRKTDVTNAFANKEITAEEKDLLLGTTSKKIAFRKFFLNYELKERARKINAFKPDLTLIIHYNVDEKNLNWRTPSEKNYNMFFVPGSFMPEELDNIETKLNLIRLLITDDLDKSVAFSGSIAQKMEQKTKIPLAKDTDAEYLSKYCLESNTAGVFHRNLTLTRLIQGTVCYGETMYQDNATEFKLLIESKNRTPESRVKQIANAYVDGILEYLQVK